In Pelosinus sp. UFO1, one genomic interval encodes:
- the hypD gene encoding hydrogenase formation protein HypD — protein MLQMNNEEIRKAADFFTHEIAKLAGDKSFRLMEVCGTHTVAIFKAGIRQLLPENVQLVSGPGCPVCVTPNEYLDTAIAFSRKSDVMIATFGDMLKVPGSSSTLAAEKAQGADIRIVYSSLEGLELAKRYPDKKVIFLAVGFETTAPTAAAAILMAEAEKVANFYVLSSHKLVPPALRALLSSGDSKVHGFLLPGHVSAMIGLTPYEFLSKEYNTPAVVAGFEPLDILQSVYMLLRQLDCGVAKVENQYRRIVPKEGNPAACEVLSTVYQAADAQWRGIGHLKNSGLVMREKYQKFDALLNIPVTVEETKEAKGCQCGSVLRGLMLPTSCPLFGKTCKPEHPVGSCMVSIEGTCAAWYKYGAGRWQV, from the coding sequence ATGCTGCAAATGAATAATGAGGAAATAAGGAAGGCAGCAGATTTTTTTACTCACGAAATTGCAAAATTGGCGGGTGATAAATCATTTCGTTTAATGGAAGTATGCGGTACTCATACTGTCGCTATTTTTAAGGCTGGTATTCGCCAACTTTTACCCGAAAATGTTCAGCTAGTCAGCGGCCCTGGATGTCCTGTATGTGTAACACCAAATGAATATTTAGATACAGCCATTGCCTTCAGCCGAAAATCAGATGTTATGATTGCTACTTTTGGGGATATGCTAAAAGTACCTGGATCTTCTTCTACGTTAGCGGCTGAAAAAGCGCAAGGAGCAGATATTCGTATTGTATATTCCTCATTAGAGGGATTGGAGCTTGCTAAAAGGTATCCAGATAAAAAAGTGATTTTTTTAGCGGTAGGTTTTGAAACTACTGCTCCTACTGCAGCGGCAGCAATTTTGATGGCAGAGGCAGAAAAGGTTGCTAATTTTTACGTGTTATCTTCTCATAAATTGGTGCCACCTGCACTTAGGGCTTTATTGTCGTCGGGAGATAGTAAAGTACATGGGTTTTTATTGCCAGGTCATGTTAGTGCTATGATTGGCTTGACGCCTTACGAATTTTTAAGCAAGGAGTATAATACGCCAGCTGTTGTTGCTGGCTTTGAACCTTTGGATATTTTACAGTCGGTATACATGTTACTGCGGCAACTAGACTGTGGCGTAGCTAAAGTGGAAAATCAGTATCGTCGTATTGTGCCAAAGGAAGGCAATCCAGCAGCTTGTGAGGTTCTATCAACAGTATATCAAGCAGCAGATGCTCAGTGGCGCGGCATAGGCCATCTAAAAAATTCTGGACTGGTCATGCGAGAAAAGTATCAAAAGTTTGATGCCTTGTTAAATATTCCAGTTACAGTGGAGGAGACCAAAGAGGCTAAGGGATGCCAGTGTGGAAGTGTATTGAGGGGACTGATGCTGCCAACATCTTGTCCTTTGTTTGGTAAAACCTGCAAACCTGAACATCCTGTTGGATCCTGTATGGTATCTATAGAAGGTACTTGCGCAGCATGGTATAAGTATGGAGCCGGGAGGTGGCAGGTATGA
- a CDS encoding HypC/HybG/HupF family hydrogenase formation chaperone yields MCLAVPGKVLERQDMLATIEVGGVTRKVSLMLLPETQVGDFVLIHAGFAVQRIDEEEAEKTLALFKELEQYAANE; encoded by the coding sequence ATGTGTTTAGCAGTACCAGGGAAAGTATTAGAACGGCAAGATATGTTGGCAACAATTGAAGTTGGTGGTGTGACGAGAAAAGTAAGTCTGATGCTTTTGCCTGAGACCCAGGTTGGAGATTTTGTTTTGATTCATGCCGGATTTGCTGTGCAGAGGATTGATGAAGAAGAGGCAGAAAAGACACTTGCATTATTCAAGGAGTTGGAACAATATGCTGCAAATGAATAA
- the hypF gene encoding carbamoyltransferase HypF encodes MQRLTIHIHGIVQGVGFRPFVYNLAQRYHLVGWVLNNSEGVEIEIEGTSMEVSLFLQELKNSAPPLAVMDEILVTPCSLKGGAGFTIRYSLGQDTRTAWVSADIGTCADCQREIKDPKDRRYGYAFTNCTNCGPRYSIIQDVPYDRDTTTMKDFSMCPICQAEYEDPANRRFHAQPNVCSECGPHYQLLTKSGESLSSNVFAETKRLIALGHVIAVKGIGGYHLACDARQEKAVNSLRQRKLREAKPFAVMCGSIETVKKLCEVSDEEEALLVDSSRPIVLLTKKTDYNLAESIGVGTRFLGVMLPYTPLHYLLLAEDDVWVMTSGNVSDEPITYEDQDALKKLGNIADYFLVHNREIFQPSDDSVARIVDDKRQILRRSRGFAPKPLKISQEMSSILAVGGEVKNTFCLTRGPFVFMSCHMGDLENLATYQAYLASMEHYQKLFAIHPTVVAYDLHPEYIATKYALSLDIPKVGVQHHHAHIASVLAEYGLEEKVIGVSFDGTGYGTDGNLWGGEFFLADCRDFVRVGHCKYLPLPGGAKAIKQPWRMAAWVLYNLYGNEFVNFPLDVNRSLPAGWQLLMDATYKGINAPITSSAGRLFDIASGILGLCSEIHYEGQAAIILEYAGQGEFGEILPYCISGGNPYVLDFMPTFAALTEALRKGGKVPFLAACFHVTIADAIVKMVKRIGQDTGIKKVALSGGVWQNITILQKVFGMLQQDGFYVYSNQQVPPNDGGLALGQAVVAGARIRER; translated from the coding sequence ATGCAGCGTCTTACCATTCACATACACGGTATTGTACAAGGGGTGGGTTTCCGCCCCTTTGTTTATAATCTGGCGCAGCGCTACCATTTGGTTGGTTGGGTGCTGAATAACTCTGAAGGTGTGGAGATTGAAATAGAAGGGACCTCCATGGAGGTCTCTCTTTTTTTACAAGAACTAAAAAATTCGGCTCCTCCTTTAGCAGTAATGGATGAAATTCTTGTTACTCCCTGTAGTCTTAAGGGAGGAGCTGGTTTTACCATTCGGTATAGTCTTGGGCAGGACACAAGAACAGCTTGGGTATCTGCCGATATAGGAACTTGTGCTGATTGTCAAAGGGAAATTAAGGATCCTAAAGATAGACGATATGGTTATGCTTTTACTAATTGTACTAATTGCGGTCCCCGTTACAGTATTATTCAAGATGTTCCTTATGACAGAGACACTACCACGATGAAGGATTTCTCTATGTGCCCTATTTGCCAAGCTGAGTATGAGGATCCTGCCAATCGCCGATTTCATGCCCAGCCCAATGTTTGTTCAGAATGCGGCCCACATTATCAACTTCTTACAAAGTCAGGGGAAAGTTTATCCTCTAATGTATTTGCGGAAACCAAAAGATTGATTGCATTAGGTCATGTCATAGCAGTAAAAGGGATTGGCGGTTATCACTTAGCTTGTGATGCTCGTCAAGAGAAGGCCGTAAATAGTTTACGTCAGCGTAAACTTCGCGAGGCCAAACCCTTTGCTGTAATGTGCGGTAGTATCGAAACCGTGAAAAAATTGTGTGAAGTATCAGATGAAGAAGAAGCCTTATTAGTTGACTCTTCAAGGCCGATTGTGTTACTGACGAAAAAAACGGATTATAATTTAGCAGAAAGTATTGGGGTAGGCACTCGTTTTCTAGGCGTAATGCTGCCCTATACTCCTCTTCATTATCTACTACTTGCAGAAGACGATGTCTGGGTAATGACGAGCGGTAACGTAAGTGATGAGCCTATAACTTATGAGGATCAGGATGCATTAAAAAAACTGGGAAATATTGCAGATTATTTTTTGGTGCATAATCGGGAAATATTTCAGCCTAGTGATGACTCTGTAGCCCGGATTGTAGATGATAAGCGACAAATCTTGCGACGCAGTCGAGGCTTTGCCCCGAAACCGCTAAAAATTTCCCAGGAAATGTCGTCCATTTTGGCAGTTGGTGGCGAAGTGAAAAATACCTTTTGTCTAACTCGAGGGCCTTTTGTCTTTATGAGTTGTCATATGGGGGATTTGGAAAATTTGGCGACATATCAGGCTTATCTTGCCTCAATGGAGCATTATCAAAAGTTATTTGCTATTCATCCTACAGTGGTGGCTTATGATTTACATCCTGAATATATTGCCACGAAATATGCATTATCTCTTGATATCCCTAAGGTCGGGGTGCAGCATCATCACGCTCATATTGCTTCTGTACTGGCTGAATATGGGCTCGAAGAGAAGGTAATTGGTGTTTCTTTTGATGGGACTGGTTATGGAACGGATGGGAACTTATGGGGGGGGGAATTCTTCCTAGCGGATTGTCGAGATTTTGTCCGGGTGGGCCACTGTAAGTATTTGCCTTTGCCTGGAGGTGCAAAAGCCATAAAACAACCATGGCGCATGGCAGCTTGGGTGTTATATAATCTATATGGAAATGAATTTGTTAACTTTCCATTGGATGTGAATCGTAGTTTGCCTGCAGGATGGCAGTTGCTGATGGATGCGACTTATAAAGGAATTAATGCTCCAATTACATCGAGTGCTGGCAGGTTATTTGATATTGCATCTGGAATATTAGGGCTTTGTAGTGAAATTCATTATGAAGGACAAGCCGCGATTATACTAGAGTATGCAGGGCAAGGAGAGTTTGGGGAAATATTACCATATTGTATTTCAGGGGGGAATCCTTATGTTTTGGATTTCATGCCGACTTTTGCCGCTCTAACAGAGGCTCTTAGGAAAGGTGGTAAAGTACCATTTTTAGCAGCTTGTTTCCATGTCACGATTGCCGACGCCATCGTGAAAATGGTTAAGCGAATTGGACAAGATACGGGGATAAAAAAAGTAGCTTTAAGCGGTGGTGTATGGCAAAATATAACGATTCTACAAAAAGTATTCGGAATGTTACAACAAGATGGTTTTTATGTATATAGTAACCAACAGGTTCCGCCGAATGATGGAGGACTTGCCTTGGGGCAAGCTGTTGTCGCTGGGGCCCGTATAAGGGAGAGGTGA
- the scfB gene encoding thioether cross-link-forming SCIFF peptide maturase produces MNIHKFYLNGLYIILDINSGAVHVVDKMVFDMMDVFDGSNDEAVMSAFSGQYAADDLADVLVELHELMNDNKLFSKMPEVPLHFSQKPLVKSVCLHVAHDCNLRCNYCFAGTGDFGHTRGLMSKEVAERAVEFIIENSGPRINSEIDFFGGEPLMNMDTVRHAVTYIRRRELETGKKFKLTLTTNGVLLNDEINQYLNENNISLVLSLDGRREVHDKMRPCVNGAGSYDMILKNVTKTIESRNGQNYYLRGTFTAHNLDFAADVLDIADKGFTQLSVEPVVAEDCDYALKEEHLPQLFKEYETLAKAYLERKRKGQGFEFFHFNLDLNNGPCVAKRLSGCGAGHEYYAVTPEGDLYPCHQFVGREEFLLGDVFEGVKNTQLPEKFRQSHVLNKAECRDCWARFYCSGGCHANADLFNKDINIPYKIGCELQKKRLECALMIQSLLTLESGK; encoded by the coding sequence ATGAATATACATAAGTTTTATTTAAATGGTTTATATATTATATTGGATATTAATAGTGGGGCTGTCCACGTTGTAGATAAAATGGTTTTTGATATGATGGACGTGTTTGATGGTAGTAATGATGAGGCTGTAATGTCCGCATTTTCTGGTCAATATGCTGCCGATGATCTGGCAGATGTATTAGTAGAACTTCATGAACTAATGAATGATAATAAGTTATTTTCAAAAATGCCAGAAGTGCCTTTGCACTTTAGTCAAAAACCTTTGGTTAAATCTGTATGTTTGCATGTGGCTCATGATTGTAATTTACGCTGTAATTATTGTTTCGCAGGAACAGGAGATTTTGGACATACCCGGGGTTTGATGAGTAAAGAAGTAGCAGAACGTGCCGTGGAATTTATTATTGAAAATAGTGGGCCAAGAATTAATAGCGAAATTGACTTTTTTGGTGGCGAACCTTTGATGAATATGGATACTGTACGTCATGCTGTAACCTATATTCGCCGTCGTGAATTGGAAACTGGTAAAAAGTTTAAACTAACTTTGACGACCAATGGCGTACTTTTAAATGATGAAATTAATCAATATCTGAATGAAAATAATATTAGTTTGGTGCTTAGTTTAGATGGCAGACGTGAAGTGCACGACAAAATGCGTCCTTGTGTCAATGGTGCCGGTAGTTACGATATGATTTTGAAAAATGTAACAAAAACCATTGAATCTCGTAATGGACAAAACTATTATTTGCGCGGTACTTTTACGGCACATAACTTAGACTTTGCTGCGGATGTTCTAGATATTGCCGATAAAGGATTTACCCAATTGTCTGTGGAACCAGTTGTTGCAGAGGATTGTGATTATGCGTTAAAGGAAGAACACCTTCCCCAATTATTTAAAGAATATGAAACGTTGGCAAAAGCTTATTTAGAGCGCAAACGTAAGGGACAAGGGTTTGAATTCTTTCACTTTAATTTAGATCTTAATAATGGACCCTGTGTGGCCAAGCGTTTAAGTGGCTGCGGTGCTGGTCATGAGTATTATGCTGTTACTCCAGAAGGAGACTTGTACCCTTGTCATCAATTCGTTGGGCGGGAAGAATTCTTATTAGGTGATGTTTTTGAGGGTGTGAAGAATACCCAATTACCAGAAAAATTCCGTCAGAGTCATGTATTAAATAAGGCAGAGTGCCGTGATTGTTGGGCACGTTTTTACTGTAGCGGTGGCTGTCATGCTAATGCAGATTTATTTAATAAGGACATTAATATTCCTTATAAAATTGGTTGTGAACTACAGAAAAAGCGGTTAGAGTGTGCTCTGATGATTCAGTCCTTACTAACATTGGAGAGCGGAAAATAG
- the scfA gene encoding six-cysteine ranthipeptide SCIFF encodes MAKHIITVNKASLQETVHTGGCGECQTSCQSACKTSCTVGNQVCQK; translated from the coding sequence ATGGCAAAGCATATTATTACTGTTAATAAAGCTTCTCTACAAGAAACTGTACATACTGGTGGCTGTGGAGAGTGCCAAACTTCCTGCCAATCGGCCTGCAAGACATCATGCACCGTTGGCAATCAGGTCTGCCAGAAGTAG
- a CDS encoding TRAP transporter large permease subunit: MINFLRFISDRVNGFAKGLLLAAACTMVTAVFLQIIFRYVLKMPLSWSEELARYAFMWTTFLGASVALRYNSLPNITMGVKLLPIKMRPYLFLVTRGIAALFCYHFLVEGTRLAIAVIPDKTPALDFTISWAYAALPVGGLFMLIHTLYLVAEESQEKLGNSVLGIGVMLAVAAGFSLITSQPFEQINLLLIVLLLLFFGMSVPIFVSLAMVTVVAFTTTGDIPLTIVPQRMFVGLDSFTLMAVPFFMLAGAIMHEGGIALRLINFASSLVGWIRGGLIPANVLASVIFADMSGSAASDTAAIGNVMMPGMIKRGYEKNFVTALQAAAGSLGVQFPPSSGMLLYAFVANVSITHLFMASFIPGFLVALSFIITGLIIARRHNYPAEKWVGFKNLGKAFIHSIWALFTPILILGGILGGLFTATEAGAVTVVYALLVSTVFYKELPLSKIPEVVTTGAVNTARVMSIASAGMLLAWYLASQQIPQEIAGMLFSITNDPFWILVIVNIFLILIHTVLETGTCILVVVPILLPAMLAAGVDPIHFGIIVAINSALGMILPPIGICLFVSTAITNISLEAVTKAVWPFALANLIVLSVVTACPWIVQILPGMMGMLK; the protein is encoded by the coding sequence ATGATTAATTTTTTACGTTTCATCAGTGATCGAGTCAATGGCTTTGCGAAGGGTTTATTACTTGCAGCAGCCTGTACCATGGTAACGGCAGTGTTTTTACAAATCATCTTTCGCTATGTGTTAAAAATGCCTTTATCTTGGTCCGAGGAATTAGCACGTTATGCTTTTATGTGGACGACTTTTCTCGGAGCATCTGTTGCATTACGGTACAATTCGCTTCCGAATATTACTATGGGTGTAAAGCTGTTGCCGATAAAAATGAGGCCCTATCTATTTTTAGTAACACGTGGTATAGCTGCACTTTTTTGTTATCATTTCCTTGTTGAGGGTACTCGGCTTGCTATAGCAGTGATTCCTGATAAAACGCCAGCTCTGGATTTTACCATATCTTGGGCTTATGCTGCATTGCCAGTCGGTGGTCTATTTATGCTGATTCACACATTGTACTTAGTAGCTGAAGAGTCCCAGGAAAAACTCGGAAATTCGGTACTAGGTATAGGTGTTATGTTGGCAGTCGCTGCAGGATTTTCTTTGATAACTAGTCAGCCATTTGAACAAATTAATTTGCTATTGATTGTCTTACTTTTACTGTTCTTTGGGATGAGTGTGCCGATCTTTGTTTCTCTAGCGATGGTAACTGTAGTAGCCTTTACTACTACAGGGGACATTCCTCTGACAATTGTCCCTCAGCGTATGTTTGTTGGCTTAGACTCCTTTACATTAATGGCAGTTCCTTTTTTTATGTTAGCTGGTGCAATTATGCATGAAGGCGGTATTGCCCTCCGGTTAATAAACTTTGCCAGTTCTTTGGTGGGGTGGATTCGCGGCGGTTTGATTCCAGCTAACGTACTTGCCAGTGTTATCTTTGCCGATATGTCTGGCTCGGCGGCATCTGATACTGCCGCTATTGGTAATGTCATGATGCCAGGTATGATTAAACGGGGTTACGAGAAAAACTTTGTTACCGCATTGCAGGCTGCTGCTGGATCATTAGGTGTTCAATTTCCACCAAGTTCGGGTATGTTGTTATATGCCTTTGTAGCCAATGTTTCTATTACTCATTTATTTATGGCTTCTTTTATACCTGGCTTTTTAGTAGCTCTGTCATTTATCATTACTGGTCTAATCATAGCCCGTAGACATAACTATCCTGCTGAGAAGTGGGTAGGATTTAAAAATCTAGGTAAAGCGTTTATTCATTCAATATGGGCCTTATTTACGCCTATTTTAATTTTAGGTGGCATATTAGGGGGCTTATTTACTGCCACAGAAGCGGGTGCTGTGACGGTAGTATATGCGTTACTTGTGAGTACTGTTTTTTATAAGGAATTGCCACTTAGTAAAATCCCAGAAGTCGTGACGACTGGCGCTGTTAATACGGCACGAGTTATGTCTATCGCCTCAGCTGGAATGCTATTAGCTTGGTATTTAGCATCTCAGCAAATACCTCAAGAAATAGCTGGCATGCTGTTTAGTATCACCAATGATCCTTTCTGGATTTTAGTAATCGTTAATATCTTCCTGATTTTAATTCATACGGTACTAGAAACAGGAACGTGCATTTTAGTGGTCGTCCCTATCCTCTTACCAGCAATGTTAGCTGCAGGGGTTGATCCGATTCATTTTGGTATTATTGTAGCGATCAATTCGGCTTTAGGTATGATTTTACCGCCAATTGGAATTTGCTTATTTGTGTCAACAGCAATTACTAATATTAGTCTAGAGGCTGTTACCAAAGCGGTATGGCCATTCGCATTGGCTAACTTAATCGTTTTGTCCGTAGTCACAGCTTGTCCTTGGATTGTCCAAATATTGCCTGGCATGATGGGAATGCTAAAATGA
- a CDS encoding TRAP transporter substrate-binding protein — protein MMKKSKMLMLTMAAVFLIGTILAGCGGQKTSTQQPAAGPKYKLKLATQLPESHPIAAAAILYAKKVKEKSNGEIEITVFNNGTLGQERDLVEGMKIGTVDMANVNSALMTSFAPRWQVFSLPYLFQSEEHMYKVVNGPIGQQLFKEIEPSGLKGLAYQWSGFRSITTKKGPVNVPEDLKGLKIRTMPAKTMVDGINAMGGIATPMDQGAVYNALQSGILDGWENNPATVLSFKMNEVCPYFSYTNHFAAPNILLISQKSWAKLSPEAQKVLMEVSAESQKDESEIFQKTEKDVVEKLKAAGMKFNDVNTTPFFERAKPLWKSLEEVVGKDTFDEIEKLRSK, from the coding sequence ATGATGAAAAAGTCAAAGATGCTAATGCTTACCATGGCTGCCGTTTTTTTAATAGGAACGATTCTAGCGGGATGCGGTGGTCAAAAAACATCTACTCAGCAGCCAGCAGCTGGACCTAAGTACAAATTAAAATTAGCGACTCAGTTGCCAGAAAGTCACCCTATTGCGGCAGCTGCCATTTTGTACGCTAAAAAGGTTAAGGAAAAGAGTAATGGCGAAATTGAAATTACTGTATTTAATAACGGAACACTAGGCCAAGAACGTGATTTAGTCGAAGGAATGAAAATAGGGACAGTTGATATGGCAAATGTCAATAGTGCTCTTATGACAAGTTTTGCCCCTCGATGGCAGGTGTTTAGCTTACCTTATCTTTTCCAATCCGAAGAACATATGTATAAGGTTGTGAATGGCCCCATCGGACAACAGCTTTTCAAAGAAATTGAACCAAGTGGTCTGAAAGGCTTAGCTTACCAGTGGAGTGGTTTTCGCAGCATAACAACTAAAAAGGGACCAGTAAATGTTCCGGAAGACTTAAAAGGGCTAAAGATTCGTACTATGCCTGCTAAGACAATGGTTGATGGCATTAATGCTATGGGCGGTATTGCTACGCCGATGGATCAAGGTGCTGTATACAATGCTTTACAATCTGGAATACTTGATGGTTGGGAAAATAATCCTGCCACGGTACTATCCTTTAAAATGAATGAAGTATGTCCTTATTTTTCCTATACAAATCATTTTGCCGCTCCTAATATATTATTAATAAGTCAGAAGAGCTGGGCAAAACTTTCGCCGGAAGCACAAAAGGTATTGATGGAAGTTTCCGCTGAATCGCAAAAAGACGAGAGTGAAATATTCCAGAAGACAGAGAAAGACGTTGTTGAAAAACTAAAAGCCGCTGGGATGAAGTTTAATGATGTGAATACGACGCCTTTCTTTGAAAGAGCTAAACCTCTTTGGAAGTCATTAGAGGAAGTAGTAGGTAAAGATACATTTGATGAGATAGAGAAATTGCGTAGCAAATAA